Part of the Candidatus Cybelea sp. genome is shown below.
CTGCGCGGCCGACGCGCCGGCGTTTTACGGTCGAGGAGAAACTGAAGCTCCTGGCCGAGTACGAAGCAGCCCAAACGCCTGAAGCTCGCGGCGCCGTTCTGCGGCGTCACGGCATCTACAGTTCGCACATTTCCCTGTGGCGCCAGAAGCGCGATAGCGGTGGGAAAGCGGCGCTCGATCGCAAGCGTGGTCCCAAGCCCAATCCCGAAGCTCGTGAACTCGAGAAGCTGCGTCGTGAGAACGAGCGGCTGCTCAAGCGCAACGCGCAGCTCGAAAAGGTCGTCGAGATCCAGGGAAAAATGCAGGCGCTCTTGCAGCAGCTCGGGAGCAAGGAGACAGCGCCGCCGTCCGAGCCATCACGCAGCAAACGATGAGCGCGCTGTTCGATGCCGGCCTTTCGCAACGCGTAGCCTGCCGTAGCACCGGCACCTCACGAGCCAGCTGGCACCGGTGGCACAAAGCGACGGCGCCCGCGGCATTTCACATCGTTCGCAGCGGCACTCAACCGCATGCGCTGACGGTGCACGAGCGAGCGGCGGTGCTGGCGGCCTGCAACTCCGAGCGCTTTTGCAACAGCGCTCCCCGTGCGATCGTCGCCACGCTGCTTGACGAAGGGCAGTACCTCGCCTCAGCGTCGACGTTCTACCGCATCCTTCGCGCTCACGGCCAGGTGCACGAACGCCGCGCGATCGCGACGCATCCAGCGCGGATTAAGCCCGAACTGGCAACCACGGCGGCCAACCACCTGTGGAGTTGGGATGTGACCAAACTGCCTGGGCCGGCCAAGTGGACATGGTTCAGTCTCTATCTCGTGCTTGACGTCTTCAGCCGGTACATCGTGGGTTGGGAGGTCGCGACGACTGAGTCGACGGCGATCGCTAAAGCGCTGTTTCGCGACGCGGTTCGCGAACAAGGCGTCCCACCCGGGCAGCTCCACATCCATGCTGATGGTGGCGCGATGATGAAGGCCAAATCGCTCGCGCTGCTCTTCGCCGATCTGGGTATTTCCAAAAGCCATTCGCGACCGCACACGTCCAATGACAACCCTTATTCCGAGGCGCACTTCAAGACGCTCAAGTATCGCCCCGGGTTCCCCGAGTTCTTCTCATCGGTGCAAGCCGCGCGCCTGTTCATCGTTGATTTCGTGCGCTGGTACAACCATGAGCATCGTCACAGCGGACTGGCATTTCTCACGCCGGCCGATGTGCACTACGGCCGGGCGGCCGACGTGCTCGTCAAGAGGAACGCTGCCATGCAGTGAGCCAGGCTGCAGCACCCACGTCGCTTTCGTCGCAGCCGGTCGAGAGGAGCGATCCGGCGATGACGCAGGCCACTGCGCCAAAGCCGCGGGCGCGCATAAAGTTGCTCATGCTCAATTAAAGCAAGCGCTTGATGAAGCAAAGATTAGGAGGAGCTTCCCTTTCCTTAACGGCGCCTCCCGAAAGCCGTCATCAGATAACGCGAATCGAGGCCATCATACCGCCGTCTTCGTGATCGAGGATGTGGCAGTGGTAGACGAACGTCCCGCGGATCGCCGGGTTACGGAAATCCATCAAGACGATGGCCGCGCCGGGCGTACCGGCCGTATGCGTGTAGCGCATCGGCGGGACGGTCACCGTATCGACCCAGTGAAGCGGACGAGTCGCGCGGCCGTCGATCGATTCGACCGCGAAGTGAACCTGGTGAATGTGAAAGTCGTGCACCTCATCGGTTTTGTTGATCAACACCCAGCGTTCGACCGTCCCCGCGTGGGCCACCACTGATGGCGGATCCCCCATATGAAACTTTCTGCCGTTAATGTAGAAGCCGTCGACGTCTTCGGTAAAGATAATGTGCCGGGTCGCGGCGATGGCCGGAAGCCTGGCCGCTCGCGGGCTGCGCGGCAACGGACGCGCGCGCCGAAGATCGGGCGAAGACATTGCGCCCGGCGGCGCGCCGCCATCGGTTCGTAAATCGGCAAGAACGACTTCGGGATCGCGATCGCCGGCCTCGCCGCTGACGTAGCAGCGCGAACGCATGACCGTCGGATGCGAGAGGCCCCGTACGAGGAACTCGGCCCGGCCCGCCGGCGCTACGACGATATGACTGAGGAATTGCACCGGCGGCGAGCCGGCAAAAGCGTCCAGCGGAAAGCCGTCGAGCGCGACCAAAGTCAGCTGCTCGCCGTCTACCTGAAGGTCGAAATAGCGCCCAGCCGATGCGTTCACGACGCGGAAGAGCTGCCACTCGCCGGGATCGATTCCAATTGTCCGGCGGGGGGCGCCGTTCATCGTCACGCCCAGCCCCGGCGTGGAGGCGCACGGCTGACCGACGGAATCGTCCGAGTCTACCAGGGTGAATCGTCCGGCGCGTTTGCGGGCGGCGATGATCTTCGACCGATTCGGTTCGGGACGGGCTGCAATTGGGATGCCGTCGTAGTCTGGGGGAGTCTGCACGTTGCGCAGCATGATGATTCTTTCGCGCATCGCAGCGAGAGCCGGCAGGTGCTGTTGCAGTCCCTCGACGACGATCGCTCCCGACATGCCGCTGGTTATCTGCCAATAGGTCTGTCCGTGCGCGTGCGAATGATACCAGTAGAGCCCGGGCGGCTGCTCGCGCGACACGTGGACGTCGTAGTCGAGCGACTCGCCGGGGGCCGCTAGACGCATCGCGTCGTCGGACGGCGGATACGGCGAGACTTCCAGCCCGTGGAAGTGCAAATTAATAAGGTTCGGGGCGTCGGTGCCGGACGGT
Proteins encoded:
- a CDS encoding IS3 family transposase, whose product is MSALFDAGLSQRVACRSTGTSRASWHRWHKATAPAAFHIVRSGTQPHALTVHERAAVLAACNSERFCNSAPRAIVATLLDEGQYLASASTFYRILRAHGQVHERRAIATHPARIKPELATTAANHLWSWDVTKLPGPAKWTWFSLYLVLDVFSRYIVGWEVATTESTAIAKALFRDAVREQGVPPGQLHIHADGGAMMKAKSLALLFADLGISKSHSRPHTSNDNPYSEAHFKTLKYRPGFPEFFSSVQAARLFIVDFVRWYNHEHRHSGLAFLTPADVHYGRAADVLVKRNAAMQ
- a CDS encoding multicopper oxidase family protein is translated as MLVNDWFVRLAAPSLLFLGLLVASGCNRQAAAPPAPFEIPVVRAQHGVVSFELTAVVDPSTGAPAFAYAGTVGSAPTIRLRPGDEIRVKLTNHLPSGTDAPNLINLHFHGLEVSPYPPSDDAMRLAAPGESLDYDVHVSREQPPGLYWYHSHAHGQTYWQITSGMSGAIVVEGLQQHLPALAAMRERIIMLRNVQTPPDYDGIPIAARPEPNRSKIIAARKRAGRFTLVDSDDSVGQPCASTPGLGVTMNGAPRRTIGIDPGEWQLFRVVNASAGRYFDLQVDGEQLTLVALDGFPLDAFAGSPPVQFLSHIVVAPAGRAEFLVRGLSHPTVMRSRCYVSGEAGDRDPEVVLADLRTDGGAPPGAMSSPDLRRARPLPRSPRAARLPAIAATRHIIFTEDVDGFYINGRKFHMGDPPSVVAHAGTVERWVLINKTDEVHDFHIHQVHFAVESIDGRATRPLHWVDTVTVPPMRYTHTAGTPGAAIVLMDFRNPAIRGTFVYHCHILDHEDGGMMASIRVI
- a CDS encoding transposase, with protein sequence ARPTRRRFTVEEKLKLLAEYEAAQTPEARGAVLRRHGIYSSHISLWRQKRDSGGKAALDRKRGPKPNPEARELEKLRRENERLLKRNAQLEKVVEIQGKMQALLQQLGSKETAPPSEPSRSKR